The following DNA comes from Methanomassiliicoccales archaeon LGM-DZ1.
TTCGAGGGCACCCCCGCCGAGCTCCAGAAGGCCATCGGCACCTCTGCTGAATGCCACACGGTGAACGCATCCAAGATCGCCCTGGAGGAGATCGGGAAGAACCTCGTCAACACCGCGATGCTCGGGGCCCTCATAAAGATCAAGCCCATCATCCCCTACAGCGAGATGGAGGACCACATCACGGACAAGTTCACCGGGAAGCTCTCGGACAAGCTGATCGTGAAGAACCTCGCCGCCCTCAAGAGGGCATACGAGGAGGTGCAGTAAATGGTCAACCTAGCAGGATACAAGGATCTCATCATTGGCAGCAGGGTGATCGAGCCCGGGAACTCCGAGAAGTTCCACACCGGCGACTGGCGGTCCATGGTCCCCGTCATCGACCCCGACAAGTGCATCGACTGCCTTACCTGCTGGATCTACTGCCCTGACAACTGCATCCTCACCCAGGACAACAGGGTCACCGGCATCAAGCTGACCCACTGCAAGGGATGCGGCATCTGCGCCAAGGCATGCCCCAGGCAGGCCATCGTCATGAAGGAGGACATCGAATGAGCAGCAAGGTCGGAAAGGACATCGCCATCAACGGCGACGGCGCCGTCGCCCTCGCCTGGAAGCAGATCAACCCCGACGTGTGCGCGGCCTACCCCATCACCCCGCAGACCATCATCGTCGAGGATTTCGCCAAGTACGTGGCCAATGCCGAGGTGGATACCGAGTTCGTGGACGTCGAGTCCGAGCACTCCGCGCTCACCCTCTGCACCACCTCCTGCGCTGCCGGCGCCAGGACCTTCACCGCCACCGCGTCCCAGGGACTCGCCTACATGTGGGAGATGCTCCCGATCACCGCGGCCATGAGGACCCCGGTCATGATGGCCGTCGCCAACAGGACCGTCAGCGGACCTATCAATATCAACAACGACCACGGCGACGTCATGTCCGCCAGGGACACCGGATGGCTCTCCATCTTCGCGGAGAACGTCCAGGAGGCCTACGACATGAGCGTCATCGGCCCCAAGATCGCCGAGAACCCCGAGGTCCAGCTTCCTATCCTCGTGAACCTCGACGGTTTCATCCTGACCCATGCCATCGAGAGGATGACCCCCCTCGAGACCGATCAGGTGAGGGCTTTCGTCGGCCCGTTCAAGCCGTTCCACCCGCTGCTGGACACCGACCACCCCACCACCCACGACCTGATGGACGGACCTCTGTTCTACTTCCCGCACAAGTACCAGATGGTCATGGCCATGGAGAAGGCCAAGTCCGTCG
Coding sequences within:
- a CDS encoding 4Fe-4S binding protein, yielding MVNLAGYKDLIIGSRVIEPGNSEKFHTGDWRSMVPVIDPDKCIDCLTCWIYCPDNCILTQDNRVTGIKLTHCKGCGICAKACPRQAIVMKEDIE
- the porA gene encoding pyruvate ferredoxin oxidoreductase, producing MSSKVGKDIAINGDGAVALAWKQINPDVCAAYPITPQTIIVEDFAKYVANAEVDTEFVDVESEHSALTLCTTSCAAGARTFTATASQGLAYMWEMLPITAAMRTPVMMAVANRTVSGPININNDHGDVMSARDTGWLSIFAENVQEAYDMSVIGPKIAENPEVQLPILVNLDGFILTHAIERMTPLETDQVRAFVGPFKPFHPLLDTDHPTTHDLMDGPLFYFPHKYQMVMAMEKAKSVAQDAFDEFAEISGRQYHLVEQYMCDDADTVAIVLGSSFGTMKEAVDRLRGEGMKVGVAMPRVFRPWPAEQIAKLIDGKKNVIVMDRHLSIGAYGPMFPEVCAAATLNSKVPKMYNFIYGLGGADTQVSDFMGVFKEASEGRAAKVNYVGVHE